In Actinoplanes sp. NBC_00393, a single genomic region encodes these proteins:
- a CDS encoding SDR family oxidoreductase, whose translation MLLPVAVTGVTGQLGGRVARRLAAVGVPQRLLVRDQARAPRLPDSTSVLAPYHDGAAVRDALDGIETVLMVSAAETPDRVQQHLTFVDAAVAAGVRHLVYISFYGAAPDATFTLARDHWATEQHIRESGLAATFLRDNLYADFLPALAGADGVIRGPAADGRVAAVAQDDIADAASIVLRDPAPHAGQTYSLTGPQALTLAEVAALLSEATGREISYHAETVPEAYASREAYGAPRWQVDAWVSTYTAIAAGELAGVTTHVTDLTGCPATSLERLLSAAVRAG comes from the coding sequence ATGCTTCTTCCCGTGGCCGTCACCGGCGTCACCGGGCAGCTCGGTGGACGTGTCGCACGGCGGCTGGCAGCCGTCGGCGTGCCGCAGCGGCTGCTCGTCCGCGACCAGGCCCGCGCCCCGCGCCTGCCGGACAGCACCAGCGTGCTCGCGCCGTACCACGACGGCGCCGCGGTGCGCGACGCCCTCGACGGCATCGAGACCGTGCTGATGGTGTCGGCCGCCGAGACACCCGACCGGGTGCAGCAGCACCTCACCTTCGTCGACGCCGCCGTGGCCGCCGGTGTCCGGCACCTGGTCTACATCTCGTTCTACGGCGCCGCGCCGGACGCGACCTTCACCCTGGCGCGCGACCACTGGGCCACCGAGCAGCACATCCGCGAGTCCGGTCTGGCCGCGACGTTCCTGCGCGACAACCTGTACGCCGACTTCCTGCCCGCCCTGGCCGGCGCCGACGGCGTGATCCGCGGCCCGGCCGCAGACGGCCGGGTCGCCGCGGTCGCCCAGGACGACATCGCCGACGCGGCGAGCATCGTGCTGCGCGATCCTGCGCCGCACGCCGGGCAGACCTACTCGCTGACCGGCCCGCAGGCGCTCACCCTCGCCGAGGTCGCGGCGTTGCTGAGCGAGGCGACCGGCCGCGAGATCAGCTATCACGCGGAGACGGTGCCGGAGGCGTACGCGTCCCGCGAGGCGTACGGCGCACCGCGCTGGCAGGTCGACGCCTGGGTCTCCACGTACACCGCCATCGCCGCCGGCGAACTGGCCGGCGTGACCACCCACGTCACCGACCTCACCGGCTGTCCCGCCACCAGCCTGGAACGCCTGCTGAGCGCGGCGGTGCGGGCCGGCTGA